From one Parambassis ranga chromosome 5, fParRan2.1, whole genome shotgun sequence genomic stretch:
- the zmynd10 gene encoding zinc finger MYND domain-containing protein 10 — protein sequence MDTAVIFPVEAEGFVQSLETFSLKEVGSERWFKQHEYIEKLNMQAILSVSAMHDEFVKELLVSLEKIPVLVHEMILVEVWKQKVFPILCQLQDFKPNSTFQLYMVIHHEATIINLLETIMFHQDSCEAAQDSVLDLVDYCHRKLTLLASGATRSAGAENQHRQVSSIEELQMQNAAEEFEISLKAVSVLRYITDHTDSVSVINRMLCTHNLPCVMVQLIDCSPWSRCRDGEVQKYINGKWQTIPAEDRLKMTKLDGQVWLSLYNLLLKEDCQRKYDFNSFNKNQLLKLRGFMTDVLIDQLPNLVELQRFLAHLAVTEPAAPKKELILEQIPEIWNNIVRENSGKWKAIAKYQVKETFSPSENDLRQQAQRLAQTYNLNVMESLLPEKPKCGSCGKEATKRCSRCQGEWYCHRECQVKHWPKHKNACQLITETTKKIQEDLHLSS from the exons ATGGACACGGCTGTGATTTTTCCTGTCGAAGCGGAGGGGTTTGTTCAAAGTCTGGAAACTTTCTCCCTGAAGGAAGTGGGCTCTGAGAG GTGGTTCAAGCAGCATGAATATATTGAGAAACTCAACATGCAGGCCATACTGAGTGTCTCTGCCATGCATGACGAATTTGTAAAAGAGCTCCTAGTGTCTCTGGAAAAG ATACCTGTGCTGGTCCATGAGATGATCCTTGTTGAAGTGTGGAAGCAAAAAGTGTTTCCGATCTTATGTCAGCTGCAGGACTTTAAACCCAACAGCACATTTCAGCTCTACATGGTG ATCCACCATGAGGCCACAATCATAAACCTACTTGAAACGATAATGTTTCATCAG GACTCATGTGAAGCAGCTCAGGACTCTGTTCTTGACTTGGTGGATTATTGTCACCGTAAACTCACCCTGCTGGCCAGTGGAGCCACCAGATCAGCAGGTGCTGAGAACCAGCACAGACAAGTATCTTCTATTGAG GAGCTGCAGATGCAGAATGCAGCAGAGGAGTTTGAAATCTCGCTGAAAGCCGTGTCTGTGCTGCGCTACATCACCGACCACACCGACAG CGTCAGTGTTATTAATCGGATGTTGTGCACACATAACTTGCCCTGTGTGATGGTTCAGCTGATTGACTGTTCCCCCTGGAGTCGCTGCAGAGACG GCGAGGTGCAGAAGTACATTAATGGCAAATGGCAGACGATTCCCGCTGAGGACCGTTTAAAAATGACTAAACTAGATGGTCAAGTCTGGCTTTCCCTGTACAATCTGCTACTAAAGGAAGACTGCCAAAGAAAATACGACTTCAACAGTTTTAACAAGAATCAGCTTCTGAAG CTCCGGGGCTTCATGACGGATGTGTTGATTGATCAGTTGCCAAACCTGGTGGAACTGCAGCGCTTCCTGGCTCATCTCGCTGTGACAGAGCCAGCTGCTCCAAAAAAAGAACTCATTTTGGAACAG ATTCCAGAAATTTGGAACAATATTGTCAGAGAGAATTCTGGGAAATGGAAGGCAATAGCTAAATATCAAGTAAAAGAAACATTCAGCCCATCTGAAAACGACTTGAGACAGCAGGCCCAGAG GTTGGCCCAGACATACAACCTGAATGTGATGGAGAGTTTACTCCCAGAGAAACCAAAGTGTGGCTCCTGTGGGAAAGAGGCTACAAAGAGATGCTCGAGGTGTCAGGGAGAATGGTACTGTCACAG agaatGTCAGGTGAAGCACTGGCCTAAACACAAGAATGCCTGCCAGCTCATCACAGAGACCACTAAGAAGATCCAGGAGGACCTGCACCTTAGCAGCTGA
- the tusc2a gene encoding tumor suppressor 2, mitochondrial calcium regulator a has product MGGSGSKAKGVWPFSGTGGGGGDSGTDGNEQSLARLKGSRNATPFVFTRRSSLYYDEDGDLAHEFYEETVVTKNGRKKSKLKRIQKNLIPQGIVKLDHPCIHVDFPIVLCEV; this is encoded by the exons ATGGGGGGAAGTGGATCCAAAGCCAAAGGTGTCTGGCCTTTCTCAggcactggaggaggaggaggcgattCAGGGACTGATGGAAATGAGCAGTCTTTGGCTCGTCTCAAAGGCTCCAGAAATGCAACACCATTTGTTTTTACCAGGAGGAG TTCTTTGTATTATGACGAGGATGGTGACCTTGCCCATGAGTTCTATGAAGAGACAGTGGTGacaaaaaatggcagaaaaaagTCCAAGTTGAAGAGAATTCAGAAAAATCTGATTCCACAG ggAATTGTGAAGCTCGACCACCCGTGTATTCATGTAGATTTCCCCATTGTCCTCTGTGAGGTGTGA
- the LOC114435830 gene encoding ras association domain-containing protein 1-like isoform X1 codes for MSWGEFIELRDLRSSTEQIELMGSRSPCSPPRLERTNALRISPGKVPDLLSRVGIIRVLSSTQDPHLTEETGEGHDFQPCSHAQPTWCDLCGDFIWGLYKQSLRCVNCRFTCHYRCRALIRLDCSWERGSAADCTSVVEHTIETDTNVDEQIEWGKQELTTADVQQKVKEYNAQINSNLFMNMNKDGSYTGFIKVQFKLARPVSVPSPKKGGSDAGGRRTSGVKRRTSFYLPKDASKHLHISSRTSAREVIEALLKKFTVVDNPGKFALFERSERHDQVYLRKLSDDERPLRLRLCVGPNEKLLSFVIKENETGEVNWHAFSMPELKNFLRILQREEEEHVKQIVQRYALARTKMQEALAGSTPG; via the exons ATGTCTTGGGGGGAGTTCATTGAGCTCCGTGACCTGAGGTCGAGCACAGAGCAGATAGAGCTGATGGGCTCACGTTCACCATGCTCACCTCCACGCCTGGAGAGAACCAACGCCTTGAGGATCAGCCCAGGAAAAGTCCCGGACCTCCTGAGCCGGGTGGGCATCATCAGAGTCCTGAGCAGCACCCAGGACCCCCATCTCACAGAGGAGACGGGAGAAGGACACGACTTCCAACCCTGCAGCCACGCTCAGCCCACGTGGTGTGACCTGTGTGGAGACTTCATCTGGGGCCTGTACAAGCAGAGCCTGCGGTGTGTCA ATTGTAGGTTCACCTGTCACTATCGCTGCCGTGCCCTGATTCGACTGGACTGCAGCTGGGAACGAGGCTCTGCGGCTGACTGCACCAGTGTGGTGGAGCACACCatagaaacagacacaaatGTG GATGAACAGATTGAATGGGGCAAGCAGGAGTTAACGACTGCAGATGTTCAGCAGAAGGTGAAGGAATACAATGCTCAGATCAACAGCAATCTGTTCATGAACATG AACAAGGACGGGTCCTACACCGGCTTCATCAAGGTGCAGTTCAAGCTGGCACGACCCGTGTCTGTTCCAAGCCCAAAGAAAGGCGGGAGTGAtgctggagggaggaggaccAGCGGAGTAAAGCGCCGCACGTCTTTCTACCTGCCGAAGGACGCGTCCAAGCATTTGCACATAAGTTCACGCACATCTGCCCGCGAAGTCATCGAGGCTTTGTTAAAGAAGTTTACTGTTGTGGACAATCCTGGAAAGTTTGCCCTGTTTGAGCGCAGCGAGCGGCACGACCAAG TGTATCTCCGCAAGCTTTCTGACGATGAGCGCCCCCTCCgtctgcgtctgtgtgtcgGGCCAAATGAGAAGCTCCTCAGCTTTGTCATCAAAGAGAATGAAACTGGTGAAGTCAAT TGGCATGCCTTCTCCATGCCCGAGTTAAAGAACTTCCTGCGCATTCTGCAgcgtgaagaagaggagcacgTTAAGCAGATAGTGCAGCGATACGCGCTGGCCCGCACCAAGATGCAGGAGGCTCTGGCTGGCTCCACCCCCGGTTGA
- the LOC114436021 gene encoding cytokine-inducible SH2-containing protein-like, which produces MILCVPGPRALPPAVPSTEAPRGMRAGTLPPTPCLQNTPPLWDPTKDLRAIASNFCYLENSGWYWGAVTAAQAHAALQEASEGAFLVRDSSHPLYMLTLSVRTARGPTSIRIQYSGAQFLLDSSSPARPSLSSFPNVPSLVQHYMGPERKAEEKKVEEEAPLKPSQQTIQEMPVVLKLKQAVYKPQSLPSLQHLTRLVINRHTDCPDQLPLPRPLLRYIQDYPFKV; this is translated from the exons ATGATTCTGTGTGTACCCGG TCCCAGAGCTCTTCCGCCTGCTGTTCCATCCACTGAAGCCCCGCGGGGTATGCGGGCAGGAACTCTACCGCCTACCCCCTGCCTTCAAAACACCCCTCCACTATGGGACCCCACAAAAGATCTGCGAGCGATTGCCAGCAACTTCTGCTACCTAGAAAATTCAG GATGGTACTGgggagctgtgactgcagcaCAGGCCCACGCTGCGCTTCAAGAGGCATCTGAAGGAGCATTTCTGGTTCGGGACAGCAGCCACCCTCTGTACATGCTGACCCTGTCCGTCAGGACTGCAAGGGGCCCCACCAGTATACGCATCCAGTACAGTGGCGCCCAGTTTCTGCTAGACTCCAGCTCTCCGGCCCGACCCAGCCTGTCGTCCTTCCCCAATGTGCCGAGTCTGGTGCAGCACTACATGGGACCAGAAaggaaagcagaggagaaaaaggtggaggaagaggctCCTCTAAAACCATCTCAGCAGACTATTCAGGAGATGCCTGTGGTACTAAAACTGAAGCAGGCCGTGTACAAGCCCCAGAGCCTCCCCTCTCTGCAGCACCTCACCCGCCTGGTCATAAACAGGCACACAGACTGCCCTGACCAGCTACCACTCCCAAGACCTCTGCTCCGTTACATACAGGACTATCCCTTTAAGGTATGA
- the nprl2 gene encoding GATOR1 complex protein NPRL2: protein MMGMSTRIECIFFSEFHPTLGPKITYQVPEEYISRELFDTVQVYIITKPELQNKLITVTAMGKKLIGCPVCIEHKKYSRNALLFNLGLVCDAQTNTCALEPIVKKLSLYLTTLELESGFISNEDSKQKLLPIMSTLLEELNATGACTLPIDESNTIHLKLIQLRKDPPIVQEYDVPVFTKCKDHFIKSQWDLTTQQILPYIDGFRHIQKISAEADVELNLVRIAVQNLLYYDVVTLVSIFQYSNVYCTTPKVQSLIDDKSIQEECLNYVTKHGQKRASLRDVFQLYCGLSPGTTVRDLCSRYSQQLQRVDERRLIQFGLMKSLIRRLQKYPVKVIRDERSRPPRLYTGCHSYDEICCKTGISYQELDERLENDPNIVVCWK, encoded by the exons ATGATGGGGATGAGCACTCGAATAGAGTGTATatttttcagtgagtttcatcCTACTCTGGGCCCAAAGATAACATATCAG GTTCCAGAGGAATACATTTCACGGGAGCTCTTTGACACAGTTCAGGTTTATATTATCACCAAGCCAGAGCTACAAAACAAATTAATAACAGT CACTGCCATGGGGAAAAAGTTGATCGGCTGTCCTGTGTGTATCGAACATAAGAAGTACAGCCGTAATGCCCTCCTGTTTAACCTCGGCCTTGTTTGCGATGCTCAGACCAATACGTGTGCACTGGAGCCGATTGTTAAGAAGCTGTCCTTGTACCTCACAACTCTGGAG CTGGAGAGTGGCTTTATATCTAATGAAGACAGCAAGCAGAAACTTTTACCTATAATGTCCACATTGTTAGAGGAACTTAATGCCACAGGAGCCTGCACTTTACCCATAG ATGAGTCCAACACCATTCACCTAAAGCTgatccagctgcgaaaggaccCCCCTATAGTCCAGGAGTACGATGTGCCTGTCTTCACCAAGTGCAAAGATCATTTTATTAAATCTCAGTGGGATCTCACTACTCAACAG ATTCTTCCCTACATTGATGGATTCAGACACATTCAAAAAATCTCAGCTGAAGCAGACGTGGAGCTGAATCTTGTTCGCATCGCAGTGCAGAACCTCCT ATATTATGATGTTGTGACCCTGGTGTCCATATTTCAG taCTCTAATGTGTACTGCACCACCCCCAAAGTCCAAAGCCTCATCGATGACAAGTCCATCCAAGAGGAGTGCCTCAACTATGTGACAAAGCATG GTCAGAAACGTGCCAGCTTGAGAGACGTGTTCCAGTTGTACTGTGGTCTGAGTCCAGGAACCACAGTCCGAGACCTTTGCTCCCGCTACTCGCAGCAGCTTCAAAGGGTTGATGAGAG GAGGCTGATCCAGTTTGGCCTGATGAAGTCTCTCATTCGACGGCTGCAGAAGTATCCAGTGAAGGTGATCCGTGACGAGAGAAGCAGGCCGCCTCGACTTTACACTGGTTGTCATAGTTATGATGAGATCTGCTGCAAAACAG GGATTAGTTACCAGGAGCTGGATGAACGTTTGGAAAATGACCCCAATATCGTTGTGTGCTGGAAATGA
- the hemk1 gene encoding MTRF1L release factor glutamine methyltransferase: MMMQRRCLTMWRRSLSAGYRCFECRRGGPKGIWSSPAVRACSMPACPAGRITALEAIDLWKRCFEKRGVAEPEHSSQYIIAHLLGAKTIESVEQERLTEFLSQEQTEQVWKLCSKRLSSMPVQYVIEEWDFRDLTLKMRPPVFIPRPETEELVELVLADLQMKSGTQHTCLEVGCGSGAISLSLLKSVPQLKAFALDQSQEAVDLTTENMFRLGLQDRLQIHHIDVMKDAQSVLSLCSSVSALVSNPPYLFSEDMASLQPDIFRFEDHAALDGGTDGLNVIKQILTLAPQILSSEGRVYLEVDPRHPPLIRRWVEVNVEELQYVETRHDISGRPRFCILQKEKSNKDHELDLN, encoded by the exons ATGATGATGCAGAGACGGTGTTTAACCATGTGGAGGAGGTCACTGAGTGCAGGATACAGATGTTTTGAGTGCAGGAGAGGTGGGCCGAAG GGAATCTGGAGCTCCCCTGCCGTGCGTGCGTGCAGCATGCCAGCCTGTCCAGCAGGCAGGATCACAGCACTTGAAGCCATAGATTTATGGAAGAGGTGCTTTGAGAAGAGAGGAGTGGCAGAGCCTGAGCATTCGAGCCAGTATATCATCGCTCATCTGCTCGGAGCTAAAACT atAGAAAGTGTTGAGCAGGAGAGGTTGACGGAGTTTCTCAGCCAAGAACAAACAGAGCAGGTGTGGAAGCTCTGCAGCAAACGTCTCTCCAG CATGCCGGTGCAGTATGTGATTGAGGAGTGGGACTTCAGGGACCTGACACTGAAGATGAGGCCTCCTGTATTCATACCAAGACCTGAAACAGAG gaaTTGGTCGAGCTTGTGCTCGCTGATCTTCAGATGAAGTCTGGGACCCAGCACACGTGTTTGGAAGTGGGGTGTGGGTCTGGTGCCATTTCTCTTAGTCTGTTGAAGAGTGTACCTCAG CTTAAAGCCTTTGCCCTGGATCAGAGCCAGGAGGCGGTGGATTTAACAACAGAGAATATGTTCAG GCTGGGGCTTCAGGACAGGTTACAGATTCACCATATAGATGTAATGAAAG ATGCACAGAGTGTGCTGagcctctgcagctctgtttcaGCTCTGGTCAGTAACCCTCCATACCTGTTTTCAGAGGACATGGCTTCACTGCAACCTGACATTTTTAG ATTTGAAGACCATGCTGCTTTAGACGGAGGCACAGACGGCCTTAATGTGATCAAACAGATTTTGACTCTGGCTCCGCAGATTTTGTCAAGCGAAGG CCGTGTTTACTTGGAGGTGGACCCCAGACACCCTCCGCTCATACGACGGTGGGTGGAGGTGAATGTGGAAGAGCTACAGTATGTGGAGACACGGCACGACATCTCCGGCAG gccGCGATTCTGCATCCTTCAAAAAGAGAAGTCAAACAAGGACCACGAGCTGGATCTGAACTGA
- the LOC114435830 gene encoding ras association domain-containing protein 1-like isoform X2, with amino-acid sequence MTSATSSSDKTPSFEMTWGSSTSSGYCSEEDSDSEFEQYFTARTSFFPKSRKANINANVKKDEQIEWGKQELTTADVQQKVKEYNAQINSNLFMNMNKDGSYTGFIKVQFKLARPVSVPSPKKGGSDAGGRRTSGVKRRTSFYLPKDASKHLHISSRTSAREVIEALLKKFTVVDNPGKFALFERSERHDQVYLRKLSDDERPLRLRLCVGPNEKLLSFVIKENETGEVNWHAFSMPELKNFLRILQREEEEHVKQIVQRYALARTKMQEALAGSTPG; translated from the exons ATGACCAGCGCGACCAGCAGCTCGGACAAGACTCCCTCCTTCGAGATGACCTGGGGCAGCTCCACCAGCAGCGGCTACTGCAGCGAAGAGGACTCGGACTCCGAGTTCGAGCAGTACTTCACCGCCCGGACATCTTTCTTCCCCAAGTCACGGAAAGCTAACATCAATGCTAACGTTAAGAAG GATGAACAGATTGAATGGGGCAAGCAGGAGTTAACGACTGCAGATGTTCAGCAGAAGGTGAAGGAATACAATGCTCAGATCAACAGCAATCTGTTCATGAACATG AACAAGGACGGGTCCTACACCGGCTTCATCAAGGTGCAGTTCAAGCTGGCACGACCCGTGTCTGTTCCAAGCCCAAAGAAAGGCGGGAGTGAtgctggagggaggaggaccAGCGGAGTAAAGCGCCGCACGTCTTTCTACCTGCCGAAGGACGCGTCCAAGCATTTGCACATAAGTTCACGCACATCTGCCCGCGAAGTCATCGAGGCTTTGTTAAAGAAGTTTACTGTTGTGGACAATCCTGGAAAGTTTGCCCTGTTTGAGCGCAGCGAGCGGCACGACCAAG TGTATCTCCGCAAGCTTTCTGACGATGAGCGCCCCCTCCgtctgcgtctgtgtgtcgGGCCAAATGAGAAGCTCCTCAGCTTTGTCATCAAAGAGAATGAAACTGGTGAAGTCAAT TGGCATGCCTTCTCCATGCCCGAGTTAAAGAACTTCCTGCGCATTCTGCAgcgtgaagaagaggagcacgTTAAGCAGATAGTGCAGCGATACGCGCTGGCCCGCACCAAGATGCAGGAGGCTCTGGCTGGCTCCACCCCCGGTTGA